In the Lujinxingia litoralis genome, one interval contains:
- a CDS encoding DUF3703 domain-containing protein, whose protein sequence is MGLNTTMPRGLRPYFERELARAATLLEEGDLSRSWRHLERAHVLGQAFPLEHTRAHWRMLRFGLRIKDRREILGQLPRLAVGGVKSFVGTIPTGNTGGANISALRPLPIPEDLRELLVAHGAPVH, encoded by the coding sequence ATGGGTTTGAACACGACGATGCCGCGGGGGCTTCGCCCCTATTTTGAGCGCGAGCTGGCCCGGGCGGCCACCCTTCTGGAGGAGGGCGATTTGAGCCGCAGCTGGCGTCACCTGGAGCGCGCCCACGTGCTGGGGCAGGCCTTTCCCCTCGAGCACACGCGGGCCCACTGGCGGATGCTGCGCTTTGGGCTGCGCATCAAAGATCGGCGCGAGATTCTGGGGCAGCTCCCGCGCCTGGCGGTCGGCGGGGTGAAGTCCTTTGTGGGCACGATCCCCACGGGCAACACCGGCGGCGCCAATATCTCGGCGCTGCGGCCCCTGCCGATTCCCGAGGACCTGCGGGAGCTGCTGGTGGCCCACGGGGCGCCGGTGCACTAA
- a CDS encoding DUF4153 domain-containing protein, with the protein MQEAMAGYFKRFATHARRAAGEHPLELILGVAIAALLSATTEDLVDGGWAVAMAGAAALAMVWLFGLSYLSRLQVLRPAPRWALSLAVIGVCALWGHLGLSGDSIAEVWRLGLMLTGAGAALLLIPLALREHPLPSSLRYLRMTYRLVTSLLTQTLYLGALWVGIALALSSLEALFDLHISPEIYAHLGAWIAGVGLPWMLATRTSVILELDTPAPSEEIHWFVRLGVYLALPLTALYLAITYAYAFRILLTEGLPANVISPLILGAGLLTWLALEQVEPMRSHPGYAVLTRIVDALPLVVAPTLPLAFWAIFIRIDQYGWTEFRYLRVAALGVLTLYCALGIVGFFRRRPLPPWVAPLLVSATALLSALGPLSAPALTQRSQLARFEALVHAQELLDDRGALDLDRLKSAPQKSNEAIRSYLYLSHHFGPSLLKSYRPDDIDAEQWASLLYELRWNTPEHDPTGVRVIQAQTTALRVERAAIIYPLHHMPSPKASVTTIERPGQQALRVSFEGSTLLVDVEGQELRAELEAMITQHAERHDLLPAPNARVILRAPDNTRRGELVVETLHLQRGDEGFVPTNLLGSLILED; encoded by the coding sequence ATGCAAGAGGCCATGGCCGGATATTTCAAACGCTTTGCGACACACGCCCGGCGCGCCGCCGGGGAACACCCCCTGGAGCTCATCCTGGGCGTGGCGATCGCGGCGCTGCTCAGCGCGACCACCGAAGACCTTGTCGATGGCGGCTGGGCCGTGGCCATGGCCGGGGCGGCAGCGCTGGCGATGGTCTGGCTCTTCGGTCTGAGCTACCTGAGCCGCCTCCAGGTGCTCCGGCCGGCGCCCCGCTGGGCGTTGAGCCTGGCGGTGATCGGGGTCTGCGCCCTCTGGGGCCATCTGGGACTCTCCGGGGACTCGATCGCCGAGGTCTGGCGCCTGGGGCTGATGCTCACCGGCGCCGGCGCCGCGCTCCTGCTCATCCCCCTGGCGCTCCGAGAGCACCCCCTGCCCTCCTCGCTGCGCTACCTGCGGATGACCTACCGCCTGGTGACCTCGCTGCTCACGCAGACCCTCTACCTGGGCGCGCTCTGGGTAGGGATCGCCCTGGCGCTGAGCTCGCTGGAGGCCCTCTTCGATCTCCACATCTCCCCCGAGATCTACGCCCACCTGGGCGCCTGGATCGCCGGCGTGGGCCTGCCCTGGATGCTGGCCACCCGCACCAGCGTGATCCTGGAGCTGGACACGCCGGCCCCCTCCGAGGAGATCCACTGGTTTGTACGCCTGGGAGTCTACCTGGCGCTCCCCCTGACCGCGCTCTATCTGGCGATCACCTACGCCTACGCCTTTCGCATCCTCCTCACCGAGGGCCTGCCCGCCAACGTGATCTCCCCGCTGATCCTGGGCGCCGGCCTGCTGACCTGGCTGGCGCTGGAGCAGGTCGAGCCCATGCGCTCCCACCCGGGCTACGCGGTCTTAACGCGCATCGTCGACGCCCTGCCCCTGGTCGTGGCGCCCACGCTCCCGCTGGCCTTCTGGGCGATCTTCATCCGCATCGACCAGTACGGCTGGACCGAGTTTCGCTACCTGCGGGTGGCCGCGCTGGGGGTCCTGACCCTCTACTGCGCGCTGGGCATCGTCGGCTTTTTTCGCCGGCGCCCCCTCCCCCCCTGGGTCGCCCCCCTGCTCGTCTCGGCCACGGCCCTGCTCTCGGCGCTGGGCCCGCTCAGCGCCCCGGCCCTCACCCAGCGCAGCCAGCTGGCGCGCTTTGAAGCCCTGGTCCACGCCCAGGAGCTCCTCGATGACCGAGGCGCCCTGGATCTCGATCGCCTCAAAAGCGCGCCCCAAAAGAGCAACGAGGCCATCCGGAGCTACCTCTACCTCAGCCATCATTTCGGCCCCTCGCTCCTTAAGAGCTACCGCCCCGACGACATCGATGCGGAGCAGTGGGCCTCGCTCCTCTACGAGCTGCGGTGGAACACCCCCGAGCACGACCCCACCGGAGTGCGCGTGATCCAGGCCCAGACCACCGCGCTGCGGGTGGAGCGGGCCGCCATCATCTACCCGCTCCACCACATGCCCTCCCCCAAAGCCTCGGTCACCACCATCGAGCGCCCCGGCCAACAGGCGCTCCGGGTCTCCTTTGAGGGGAGCACGCTGCTCGTTGACGTCGAGGGCCAAGAGCTCCGCGCCGAGCTGGAGGCGATGATCACGCAGCATGCCGAGCGCCACGACCTGCTCCCCGCTCCCAACGCCCGCGTGATCCTTCGCGCCCCGGACAACACTCGCCGCGGCGAACTCGTGGTGGAAACCCTGCACCTGCAGCGAGGCGACGAGGGGTTTGTGCCGACCAACCTCCTGGGCTCCCTGATTCTGGAAGACTGA
- the hmgA gene encoding homogentisate 1,2-dioxygenase → MTLEYMTGFGNDFETESLEGALPRGRNSPQRSPYGLYAEQLSGSPFTAPRSTNERSWLYRIRPSVRHMGSYAPLQLPLWRSGPTTDEAELPIGQRRWDPVPLPEEATSFVEGVRTISTAGDVIGQAGMAAHLYLVTRSMEDEYTLCADGELLFLPQQGHIRLVTEMGILELGPGELAVIPRGMVFRFELVDGPARGYLCENYGGKFTLPERGPIGANCMANPRDFKYPVAAFEDVERESSIHIKWCGRHYRTTIGHSPLDVVAWHGNYAPYKYDLRDYSPIGAILFDHPDPSIFTVLTSPSAEAGTANIDFVLFSDRWLVGENTFRPPWYHRNIMSEFMGLIYGQYDAKEEGFLPGGMSLHNMMLPHGPDLDAFEKASRAELQPQKLAGTMAFMLETRLPQHLTTYSAGLETLQSDYVDCWEGLKKRFNGTPEGDWS, encoded by the coding sequence ATGACGCTTGAGTACATGACCGGGTTTGGCAACGACTTTGAGACCGAATCGCTGGAGGGAGCCCTCCCCCGGGGCCGCAACTCGCCACAGCGATCGCCCTACGGGCTCTACGCCGAGCAGCTCTCGGGCTCGCCATTCACCGCCCCGCGCAGCACCAACGAGCGCTCCTGGCTCTACCGCATCCGCCCCTCGGTGCGGCATATGGGCAGCTACGCCCCCCTCCAGCTCCCCCTGTGGCGCAGCGGCCCCACCACCGATGAGGCCGAGCTGCCCATCGGTCAGCGCCGCTGGGACCCGGTCCCCCTGCCCGAGGAGGCCACCTCCTTTGTCGAGGGCGTGCGCACCATCTCCACCGCCGGCGACGTCATCGGTCAGGCCGGCATGGCCGCGCACCTCTACCTGGTGACCCGCTCCATGGAAGATGAGTACACCCTCTGCGCCGACGGAGAGCTGCTCTTTCTGCCCCAGCAGGGCCACATCCGCCTGGTCACCGAGATGGGCATCCTGGAGCTGGGCCCCGGCGAGTTGGCGGTGATCCCGCGGGGCATGGTCTTTCGCTTTGAGCTCGTGGATGGGCCGGCCCGCGGCTACCTCTGCGAGAACTACGGCGGCAAATTCACCCTGCCCGAGCGCGGCCCCATCGGCGCCAACTGCATGGCCAACCCCCGCGACTTTAAATACCCGGTGGCGGCCTTCGAAGACGTGGAGCGCGAGAGCTCCATCCATATCAAATGGTGCGGGCGCCACTACCGCACCACCATCGGGCACTCCCCCCTGGATGTGGTCGCCTGGCACGGCAACTACGCCCCCTACAAATACGACCTGCGCGACTACTCCCCCATCGGGGCCATCCTCTTCGATCACCCCGATCCCTCGATCTTCACCGTCCTGACGAGCCCCTCGGCCGAGGCCGGCACCGCCAACATCGACTTCGTGCTCTTCTCCGACCGCTGGCTGGTGGGCGAAAACACCTTCCGGCCCCCCTGGTACCACCGCAACATCATGTCGGAGTTCATGGGCCTGATCTACGGGCAGTACGACGCCAAAGAAGAGGGCTTCTTGCCCGGGGGCATGAGCCTGCACAACATGATGCTCCCCCACGGCCCCGACCTCGACGCCTTCGAAAAAGCCTCCCGCGCCGAGCTCCAGCCCCAGAAGCTCGCCGGCACCATGGCCTTCATGCTGGAGACCCGCCTGCCCCAGCACCTCACCACCTACAGCGCCGGCCTTGAGACCCTGCAATCCGACTACGTCGACTGCTGGGAAGGGCTCAAAAAACGCTTCAACGGCACCCCCGAGGGCGACTGGAGCTAA